From the Amia ocellicauda isolate fAmiCal2 chromosome 12, fAmiCal2.hap1, whole genome shotgun sequence genome, the window GGCCTTGTTGGTTAAATTGGACCACCGTTGTTCAGTTCCTCCTGTGTCTTGGCATACCAACTGGAATTCCTTCGCAATAGCTGTGATGGGGCTCTTGATTTGAGATAATGCCTCTTTTGGGTGCAGCATGTCCAGTTTTGCCAGCATGTTGATGTTAGGTGGCAGTTGAGCCTTCAGTTGATGTGCCATCTGCAGCAGCATCCCCTTGCACTTCGCCTTCACTGACTCTACGGCCACTTTGTCTTTAACGCTGTCTGCATAGGAAGTGAAATCATAACCCTCATCAAAACATACTactagaaagaatgaaaaatattaataaaatattccaGAAATCCCCCATTTCAATCTGAATCCCCCCATCTGAAAATATTTTTCCCCCATACAATCCCCCATGAAACCTTTCCCCCTATTTGTTCCCCCATGGCTTTGATTTTCCCCCACAAATTGGGGATTTTCCCCCAATCTGGCAACCCTGCCCGTCCTCTTTCCTGCACTATCCTGGGAGCGGCCACCCCGTAACTGGCAGCACAGGGGCTTTAAATACACTATTGTATTAAACATCACACTGCACGGGGACTGGAGGGGGACAACATAGATAAAAATGTGCAAATATGAAATGTGtatgtttaattgaaataatcaaAGTGCAAAACTTGCAGTGGGCTGAGACTGCTATAACTCGATTATGATTTTGATCtgatctctctcagtgcagtgttaatgtactgtagtgtccagtcagtcagtgtgtctgtactgtattaacccactctctctcagtgcagtgttaatgtactgtagtgtccagtcagtcagtgtgtctgtactgtattaaccctctctctctcagtgcagtgttaatgtactgtagtgtccagtcagtgtgtctgtactgtattaaccctctctctctcagtgcagtgttaatgtactgtagtgtccagtcagtcagtgtgtctgtactgtattaaccctctctctctcagtgcagtgttaatgtactgtagtgtccagtcagtcagtgtgtctgtactgtattaaccctctctctctcagtgcagtgttaatgtactgtagtgtccagtcagtcagtgtgtctgtgctgtattaaccctctctctctcagtgcagtgttaatgtactgtagtgtccagtcagtcagtgtgtctgtactgtattaaccctctctctctcagtgcagtgttaatgtactgtagtgtccagtcagtcagtgtgtctgtactgtattaaccctctctctctcagtgcagtgttaatgtactgtagtgtccagtcagtcagtgtgtctgtactgtattaaccctctctctctcagtgcagtgttaatgtactgtagtgtccagtcagtgtgtctgtactgtattaaccctctctctctcagtgcagtgttaatgtactgtagtgtccagtcagtgtgtctgtactgtattaaccctctctctctcagtgcagtgttaatgtactgtagtgtccagtcagtcagtgtgtctgtactgtattaaccctctctctctcagtgcagtgttaatgtactgtagtgtccagtcagtcagtgtgtctgtactgtattaaccctctctctctcagtgcagtgttaatgtactgtagtgtccagtcagtcagtgtgtctgtgctgtattaaccctctctctctcagtgcagtgttaatgtactgtagtgtccagtcagtcagtgtgtctgtactgtattaaccctctctctctcagtgcagtgttaatgtactgtagtgtccagtcagtcagtgtgtctgtactgtattaaccctctctctctcagtgcagtgttaatgtactgtagtgtccagtcagtcagtgtgtctgtactgtattaaccctctctctctcagtgcagtgttaatgtactgtagtgtccagtcagtcagtgtgtctgtactgtattaaccctctctctctcagtgcagtgttaatgtactgtagtgtccagtcagtcagtgtgtctgtactgtattaaccctctctctctcagtgcagtgttaatgtactgtagtgtccagtcagtgtgtctgtactgtattaaccctctctctctcagtgcagtgttaatgtactgtagtgtccagtcagtcagtgtgtctgtactgtattaaccctctctctctcagtgcagtgttaatgtactgtagtgtccagtcagtcagtgtgtctgtactgtattaaccctctctctctcagtgcagtgttaatgtactgtagtgtccagtcagtcagtgtgtctgtactgtattaaccctctctctctcagtgcagtgttaatgtactgtagtgtccagtcagtgtgtctgtactgtattaaccctctctctctcagtgcagtgttaatgtactgtagtgtccagtcagtcagtgtgtctgtactgtattaaccctctctctctcagtgcagtgttaatgtactgtagtgtccagtcagtgtgtctgtactgtattaaccctctctctctcagtgcagtgttaatgtactgtagtgtccagtcagttagtgtgtttgtactgtattaaccctctctctctcagtgcagtgttaatgtactgtagtgtccagtcagtcagtgtgtctgtagtaCTGtattaattctctctctctctctctctctctctctctctctctctctctctctctctcagggctgtGTATGTCTCTCACCCAGTCTGGGAGGCAGCAGCTGAAGGGCACTGTGGGAAAGTCAGTCTCTCTCCCAGCCCCTGTGTTTCAGGATGGCTTCCTGATGTTTGCAGGCACTGTCACTATTGCACTGATCTCCAAGGGGAAGAGCAGCAGTGACTTTGTGGACAGGTTCAGAGGCAGAGTGACCTGGGACAGCCGCACTGGGCTCTTCCACATCACACAGCTCAACACAGAGGACTCTGGGCTGTACACAGTGGACAACAGAGGACAACACATATCAACAACAGTGTTCCAGCTGACAGTGTACAGTGAGTGTCTGTGCTCTCACCACAGAGCAGAGtactgtcagtgtcagtgtggtgcagtcagtgtcagtgcagtaCAGTCAGTGCTCTATGGGAAGTATCAGTACAGTCAGTGTTGTACTGTCaatattttgtaatacataATTTACAGTACCATGCCCTGATTTTAAATGGAATAGTTTCTCCCTCtacctccgtctctctctctctctccagatcgTGTGTCGAAGCCTGTAGTGACCCTCTCTGCTAAAGGCAGCCCTCCTGACACACTCTGTACCCTGAAGTGCTCTGTGGAGAATGATGCAGAGGTGACCCTGTACTGGCACAGCCTGGGGGACACCCTGTCCAGCACCTCCTCCTCTGACCTCAACTCCATCCTGACTCTCCCTCTGAAGATCACACGGCTCTCTGACTCCTACAGCTGTGTGGCCTCCAACCCCGTCAACCTGTGGATCGCCAGCGCTGACCTTGAGGATCTGTGCCTCGGTGAGTCACTGTGCAGAATGCGTCAGGGTGTGCAGACAgcctgtgtgtactgtgtgttgtctgtgttgtgcgtgtgtgtgtgtgtgtgtgtgtgtgtgtgcatgctgtgtgtgtgtgtctgtaatgtgtatgtgtgcattaatctctctttctccatttgtatctctctcacacagataAAGCAGACTCCCTCAGTGCTGGAGCGATAGCGGCCATTGTGATTGGTACTTTGGTTGGGATTGGGATTGTAGCTGGCGGTGTAACTTGGAAATGTCTAGCAGGCATGTATCTCCaaatgtgtttgtctgtctcgcTTTATGTCTgcgtgtatttgtttttctctttgccTGTCCATCTTTCTGTCTGTCatctctgtctgcctgtctcttCCTAAGGTTGTGCTCAGTTCAACGCCTCACTGATGAATACTCACTATTCACACAGCCCGTGTCCACTGGACAAAAACACACTCACTCCACACTTGATCCATGTGTTTACATGCTCATTGGAGGTTGGCATAAAAGGTTCAGCTGCTCTCTATTTTAGTTGAAACATCCATTGTGGGAGCACAGGTGTGGTGGAACACATGACTCACTGAACTCCACAAATGAGCAAGATTTTTTCATGTCAAGCTCACTCTCCCACTAACAGGGTACCCCTCGCAGCGGCAGGGCTAGGTATGGAGCCAGCCTCCATGCTGACAGGCCATGAGGACCAGTGGACAAACCGGAACTGCCAAGGGAGCTCTGTTGTCATTCATAAGAGCATCTGGCTAATTTATAATTttccttgtgtttttatttacagaCAAGTGGAAAGCACAGAAGGCAGAGAGTAAGTACAGCCCATCCCTCTGTTTCCACACCAGGGCGATGACACAGCAGAGGGAGAGGAAATTAAATCAACCACaaatatttcaatttcaaatcgAAGTTGAGGAAATACAGAATCTGGTGTTCATTTTGCGATGTAGTAATGTATGAAgtgttgtattttttactttcacACAATGTAACTATGATTGTTTATGGATCCTAACTTTATGCATATTTGTATGTTTCCTCCCCCCAGAAATTCGTGAGCAGGCTATGAACCTAAGTAAGTAGAACCTATATTGCATGTgtaggtgtgtatgtgtgtcataaAGACCATAAAGTCCCTCTTCTGCATGAGGGATGAGTTTTTCATTGCATtggtcttttgttttgtttaaacccCAAATCAGttacagactctctctctcacccgcaGTTTATCTCAATAAGGCGGTGAAAGACTCCGTCACCTTCGAGGCCTCCGTGTTCAATGGGGTCTTGAGATATAATGGAAAGGATATTGCAGAGGTGACCAGTGGGCAGTGCAGAGCCACTCATGAGCACTTTACAGGCAGAGTGGAGTTCACAAACAATCAGTTCTGCATCACGAATCTGCAGTCTGCTGACACTGGGGACTACCAGGTGATTGATGGACAGGACACAATCAGAGGATTCTACCTGGAAGTGCATGGTAGGACTCTCTCATTTACGGTCACTGCAGCTGTTGCTGTTTCTGGTGGGGGCAGAAATAGTTGTAAGAGTTATAACTGGGGGGGCACTGAACAAACGCCAGTGGCCTTTTAACACTGAACCAAGCCAGGCCCAGAACCAGGCCCAGCCCAGGCCAATCCTTGTGGGTTTCGTTCTTTTCCGACTGGTCAATGTCTCAAGGTTCAGTGTCCACGGCACTCTGAGAGGAACCGAGCCACACTGGGCAAACCCTGTAGGGTTCTGGCTCAGCTTTGCTATGGCAGTGTGCAAAGGCCGCAAGATTTACAAGCATAGCATGGTCACAGTGTCAGCGGCATTGGCTTTGCTGTTATACATTATAATATGAGTTTCCTCACTGATTACTGTGAAAAAACTGTCTGCTGGGTATAAAAATTGTGCCATGACCATGTCAGTGTGCGTTTCTGTTCGCAGTGTTTAAAACTGTGGTGGATGGTGTGATTGTGACCCTTCCATACACTGGCACAGGAGGGAAGGTGTCTGTCTCTTTGATAGTCAGTTTTCTGAGAGCGAACCATTCCAGCCCGCTTCTCTCTCATCCACAGCCTACCTGAAAATGGGGGAGAAGGAGTCCGTCACTTTCCAGGCCAGGGTGCACAACGGGGTGCTCACCTGGAATGGGGTGGCCATTGCAGAGATGACCAAGGGGATCTGCACAGCCAGGGTGCCACGCTTCACAGGAAGATTGGAGGCCAAGGACAATTGCTTCTGCATCAGCAACTTAAACTCGGTCGACAGGGGCTTCTACAAAGTGAAGAACCAGGACGGGCAGAAGACAGTCACCAGATTCCACCTGGACATCAAAGGTGAAGAGGATAtgggtgagggtgagggtgaggggtGGTGCCACACCCCCAGCCATGCCAGGCAGTGTGTAAGCTAAGTGTTTGTGTCACGGTGTTCAAGGGGTTGACACAGACCAACAATTCTCATTCTCCTGGCTCACCTGTCTGGGCAGATCCCCAGTTTTGTTCAGTACTTTGATTAGGATCGTAAACTACCTACAATCAAAAAGGCATACAAGGCTCCTAGAGAGATGCTCAATTAGGTTTAACTTCAATAGCTTCTTGATTACTATATGTCCTTATCTCCATGGATAATACTGATTTTAACAGTAGttcttaatttaattgtttggCGAAAGCCCTCCTCTCTTTGTTCATTGTTTGAATTGCCCCTCCCCCAGTCTATGATACTCAGTCTTTTAacctatttgtttttttatattggtGACCAAGTGCTTTCTTAAAGTACAGCCCTTGTTCTATTTCATCTCTGTGTCAGTCTGGGAAGGGTCGGAGTGACAGGCTGCATTGTTTACACTCTCATGCCAGAGAGCCCAAGTGACTGCAGTCTGACCGGCCTGTTTCTGTTCTATTTACAGGGGTGCCACCCCAAGCTCTCACCAGAGATGATGGGGAATGGGCACCACTGCTAGGTAAGAGCCTCGCTGTCACAGAGAAGTGATGTGTATCCAGACGCAGGTACAGAGTTGCCCAGGGAAACACTCACCCCTGTACCCTTCTCTGTGATCTCAGTACACCACGGCCACTGCAACCAGAGCACAAACCAGTATGACTTCCCTTGCAAGAGGCAGAAGCAGGACGCCTCTGTCAATGCGCCCTTCAggtcaaattacattttttttaatcgctTTGGTACTATTATCAATAGTATGTTGATTTTTCAGAACTTTTAGTACAAAACTCCAAACTGATCACTTGTAAAACAACAAGTCTTAGGTTTAAAACAACTGATTGTGCTTTAATTTAGTTTGTACACATCTTTCACCACAAGATCATTGATTCAACCACGTTTTTTGTGAAATACAATGAGTATGTTAGTTAAGTCATCCAAACACAACGTAATCCTCTCCGCTTTGTCATTGTAACAAccagttacatttttttctcGATTTCTTGAGCACTTTTCTCCAAACAGAAGTCACTTTTGCAAAACAGTTAACACAGCCACCAAAACTGAATCGTTTTCCAAAATGATGCATTTCATATTCAAAATGCACTAAGACACCCAAAACATTGAACAGATGTCACAAATTCAAATAAGTCTACCAAAACAGCACAATTTGTCATCTCACAGACAGTTCTTTCTATTAGTCCTTACACAATGGACTATCAGTATACCCTACCATGGCTACCTTTTTTTGAGTGTGTACCACTTTTTGAtactataattataatacacCATGGGTTGTATTCTTGTTTCCTAAAAGGATTTTTAATCAAAGAAGACCAAAGCAGAAATAATTTCACTAAAGAGCAAGAACTGCaacaaaatgttttactttacagtattcagtttgtttgttttttcgtttttttttttacaaattgaaTGATGCTGTACagagaataaaatataaagctGATGATGAAAAACAAAGTATCACCAAAGGACACCTGCGTACAATAGGGATAGGAGGagaacagacacagagcacacgCACATAACACTCTGTGAAAACAAAGCAAGGTCAAAAAGGCAAgacaaatacactcacctaaaggattattaggaacaccatactaatactgtgtttgaccccctttcgccttcagaactgccttaattctacgtggcattgattcaacaaggtgctgaaagcattctttagaaatgttggcccatattgataggatagcatcttgcagttgatggagatttgtgggatgcacatccagggcacgaagctcccgttccaccacatcccaaagatgctctattgggttgagatctggtgactgtgggggccagtttagtacagtgaactcattgtcatgttcaagaaaccaatttgaaatgattcgacctttgtgacatggtgcattatcctgctggaagtagccatcagaggatgggtacatggtggtcataaagggatggacatggtcagaaacaatgctcaggtaggccgtggcatttaaacgatgcccaattggcactaaggggcctaaagtgtgccaagaaaacatcccccacaccattacaccaccaccaccagcctgcacagtggtaacaaggcatgatggatccatgttctcattctgtttacgccaaattctgactctaccatctgaatgtctcaacagaaatcgagactcatcagaccaggcaacatttttccagtcttcaactgtccaattttggtgagcttgtgcaaattgtagcctctttttcctatttgtagtggagatgagtggtacccggtggggtcttctgctgttgtagcccatccgcctcaaggttgtacgtgttgtggcttcacaaatgctttgctgcatacctcggttgtaacgagtggttatttcagtcaaagttgctcttctatcagcttgaatcagtcggcccattctcctctgacctctagcatcaacaaggcattttcgcccacaggactgccgcatactggatgtttttcccttttcacaccattctttgtaaaccctagaaatggttgttcgtgaaaatcccagtaactgagcagattgtgaaatactcagaccggaccgtctggcaccaacaaccatgccacgctcaaaattgcttaaatcacctttctttcccattcagacattcagtttggagttcaggagattgtcttgaccaggaccacacccctaaatgcattgaagcaac encodes:
- the LOC136764460 gene encoding uncharacterized protein LOC136764460 isoform X1, producing the protein MRGLLCVSVAFLSGLCMSLTQSGRQQLKGTVGKSVSLPAPVFQDGFLMFAGTVTIALISKGKSSSDFVDRFRGRVTWDSRTGLFHITQLNTEDSGLYTVDNRGQHISTTVFQLTVYNRVSKPVVTLSAKGSPPDTLCTLKCSVENDAEVTLYWHSLGDTLSSTSSSDLNSILTLPLKITRLSDSYSCVASNPVNLWIASADLEDLCLDKADSLSAGAIAAIVIGTLVGIGIVAGGVTWKCLADKWKAQKAEKIREQAMNLIYLNKAVKDSVTFEASVFNGVLRYNGKDIAEVTSGQCRATHEHFTGRVEFTNNQFCITNLQSADTGDYQVIDGQDTIRGFYLEVHAYLKMGEKESVTFQARVHNGVLTWNGVAIAEMTKGICTARVPRFTGRLEAKDNCFCISNLNSVDRGFYKVKNQDGQKTVTRFHLDIKGVPPQALTRDDGEWAPLLVHHGHCNQSTNQYDFPCKRQKQDASVNAPFRSNYIFFNRFGTIINSMLIFQNF
- the LOC136764460 gene encoding SLAM family member 8-like isoform X2, with amino-acid sequence MRGLLCVSVAFLSGLCMSLTQSGRQQLKGTVGKSVSLPAPVFQDGFLMFAGTVTIALISKGKSSSDFVDRFRGRVTWDSRTGLFHITQLNTEDSGLYTVDNRGQHISTTVFQLTVYNRVSKPVVTLSAKGSPPDTLCTLKCSVENDAEVTLYWHSLGDTLSSTSSSDLNSILTLPLKITRLSDSYSCVASNPVNLWIASADLEDLCLDKADSLSAGAIAAIVIGTLVGIGIVAGGVTWKCLADKWKAQKAEKIREQAMNLIYLNKAVKDSVTFEASVFNGVLRYNGKDIAEVTSGQCRATHEHFTGRVEFTNNQFCITNLQSADTGDYQVIDGQDTIRGFYLEVHAYLKMGEKESVTFQARVHNGVLTWNGVAIAEMTKGICTARVPRFTGRLEAKDNCFCISNLNSVDRGFYKVKNQDGQKTVTRFHLDIKGVPPQALTRDDGEWAPLLESQSPQHGPQDVFEMSTLGGKQQ